A single Halobellus ruber DNA region contains:
- a CDS encoding NAD(P)-dependent glycerol-1-phosphate dehydrogenase, whose product MFEKTTWIKLPRNVLVGHGVLRELSAAVEELYLSGPPLVVTSPTPNDLVGDRVREGFPDAETVVIESAGFDAVERVADAATAAESGYLIALGGGKPIDTAKMASDRLGCGFVSVPTAASHDGIVSGRSSIPEGDTRHSVAADPPLAVVADTEILAEAPWELTTAGCADIISNYTAVKDWQLANRLKNVEYSEYAGALSQMTAEMLVESSAAIKPGFEESAWLVAKALVSSGVAMSIAGSSRPASGAEHLISHRLDRLVPGEALHGHQVGVAAIVTEYLHSGERGEWADIRDALDDLDAPTTADGLGIDDDTFLEAVTTAHTIRDRYTILGDGVSEAAAIEAATFTGVV is encoded by the coding sequence ATGTTCGAGAAGACGACGTGGATCAAACTCCCGCGGAACGTCCTCGTCGGCCACGGCGTCCTCAGAGAGCTTTCGGCGGCGGTCGAGGAGCTCTACCTCTCGGGGCCCCCGCTCGTGGTGACCAGTCCGACGCCGAACGATCTCGTCGGTGACCGAGTCAGGGAAGGGTTCCCCGACGCCGAGACGGTCGTGATCGAGTCCGCTGGCTTCGACGCGGTCGAGCGTGTCGCCGACGCCGCCACGGCTGCGGAGTCGGGCTACCTGATCGCGCTCGGCGGCGGGAAGCCGATCGACACCGCGAAGATGGCCTCCGACCGGCTGGGGTGTGGGTTCGTCTCCGTCCCGACCGCCGCCAGCCACGACGGCATCGTCTCCGGCCGGTCGTCGATCCCGGAGGGCGACACCCGCCACTCGGTCGCCGCCGACCCGCCGCTCGCGGTCGTTGCCGACACCGAGATCCTGGCGGAGGCGCCGTGGGAGCTCACCACCGCGGGGTGTGCCGACATCATCTCCAACTACACCGCGGTGAAGGACTGGCAGCTCGCCAACCGGCTGAAGAACGTTGAGTACAGCGAGTACGCCGGCGCGCTCTCACAGATGACCGCGGAGATGCTCGTCGAGTCCTCGGCGGCGATCAAACCCGGCTTCGAGGAGTCGGCGTGGCTGGTGGCGAAGGCGCTCGTCTCCTCGGGCGTGGCGATGTCGATCGCGGGCTCCTCGCGGCCCGCCTCGGGCGCGGAGCACCTGATCTCCCACCGGCTCGACCGGCTCGTCCCCGGCGAGGCGCTCCACGGCCACCAGGTCGGCGTCGCCGCCATCGTGACCGAATACCTCCACTCCGGCGAGCGCGGCGAGTGGGCGGACATCCGGGACGCCTTAGACGACCTCGACGCCCCCACCACTGCCGACGGGCTGGGGATCGACGACGACACCTTCCTCGAGGCGGTCACGACCGCGCATACGATCCGCGACCGGTATACCATCCTCGGCGACGGCGTCAGCGAGGCC